The following nucleotide sequence is from Candidatus Poribacteria bacterium.
TCCCGACGGGCGTCAAGTGGGCGACCGTCGCCAAGACGGCAGCGGATCGCAAGTACGTCATCTGCAACGCCGACGAAGGGGACCCCGGAGCCTTCATGGACCGGAGCGTTCTCGAAAGCGATCCGCACCGTGTGCTCGAAGGCATGGCGATCGCCGCTTACGCGATTGGGGCGGAGCAGGGGTACATCTACGTCCGAGGCGAGTACCCGCTGGCGATCAGCCGCCTCCAGACGGCGATCCGTCAGGCGCGGCGACTCGGAATCGTCGGCGGGCGCGTCCTCGACACGCCGTTCAGCTTCCGCGTGGACATCCGCGTAGGAGCCGGCGCATTCGTGTGCGGCGAAGAGACGGCGCTGATGGCATCCATCGAAGGCGGACGCGGCACGCCCCGACCCCGACCGCCCTTCCCGGCGGAGAGCGGGCTGTGGGGAGCCCCGACGCTCATCAACAACGTGGAGACCTTCGCCAACGTGCCCCCGATCATCCGCAACGGACCCGAGTGGTTCGCCGGGATCGGAACCGAGAAGAGCAAGGGCACCAAAGTCTTCGCCCTGGCGGGGAAGATCCGCAACACGGGGCTCGTCGAGGTTCCCATGGGGACGACGCTCCGCGAGATCGTGCAGGTGATCGGCGGCGGGGTTCCAGACGGCAAAGAGGTGAAAGCCGTGCAGACCGGCGGACCCTCCGGCGGCTGCATCCCGGCGAGCGAACTGGATACGCCCGTCGACTACGAGTCGCTCGCCGAGATCGGCTCGATCATGGGCTCCGGCGGCATGATCGTCATGGACGAAGAGACGAGCATGGTGGATGTCGCCCGCTTCTTCATGGAGTTCTGCATGGACGAGTCGTGCGGCAAGTGCATCCCGTGCCGCGCCGGAACCGTTCAGATGCATCGGCTCTTGAAGAAGGTCCTGTCCGGCGGCGCTACCCAGGCAGACCTCGCGAAGCTGTCGAAGCTGTGCGACCTCGTGAAGAACACGAGCCTTTGCGGGCTGGGGCAGACGGCTCCCAATCCTGTCCTCAGCACGATGCGGCACTTCCCGGAGGAGTACGAATCGCTCCTGGGTCGCACGGACGGGCTCGCCGCGTCGGACGATTGAGCTGTCTGGAACCACCCACTGAGTGAAGGCGGATCGCATGGCAGTTGTCACCCTCACGATCAACAACCAACTCCTCAGCGCCCGGGACGATCAGACGATCCTGGATGCGGTGCGCGACGCCGGAATCGACCTTCCGACGCTCTGCCACCTCGAAGGCGTGTCCGACGTCGGCGCGTGCCGCCTCTGCCTCGTCGAGATCGAGGGTACGCGGCGGCTGCAGCCGGCGTGCGTCACTCGCGTCGCCGAGGGCATGGTCGTCCAGACGGACACCGAGCGGCTCCGTGGATACCGCCGCGATATCGTCCAGCTCCTCTTTGCAGAACGGAACCACGTCTGCGCTGTGTGCGTCGCCAACGGGCATTGCGAGCTCCAGGACATGGCGGTGAACCTCGGCGTCGATCACATCGACTTCGAGTACCTCTACCCACAGTGCGAGGTCGATACGTCGCACGAGCGGTTCGGCGTCGATCACAACCGGTGCATCCTCTGCACGCGCTGTGTCCGCGTCTGCCACGAGGTCGAAGGCGCTCACACGTGGGACGTGCGCGGCAGAGGAACCAACGCGCGAGTCATCACCGACCTGAATCAGCCGTGGGGCTTGTCCGATAGCTGCACGTCATGCGGGAAGTGCGTCATGGCGTGTCCGACCGGAGCCATCTTCAACCAAGGATCGACCGTTGCCGAGATGGAGCGGGACCGATCCCGTCTCGCGTTCATCGTGACCGCACGGGAGAAACAGCAATGGCTAAGGTAAGAGCCGCGACGGTCTGGATGGCAGGATGCGCGGGCTGCCACATGTCGTTCCTCGACCTCGACGAATGGCTCTTCGAGTTCGCCAAGCACGTGGACGTCGTCTACACGCCCATCGCCGATGTCAAGGAATATCCCGAAGACGTGGACGTCGCCCTCGTCGAGGGAGCCGTCGCCACCGACGAACAGGTTCACCTGATCCGCGACGTGCGCAGGAAGACCAAGGCGCTCATCGCCTTCGGAGACTGCGCCGTCACCTCCAACGTCCCCGCCATGCGGAACCCCTTCGGCGGGGCGGAGGTCGTTCTGAAGCGCTCCTACGAGGACCCGGCGAACCTGAACCCGCAGACTCCGCGCGAAGAGGGCATCCTGCCGGTTCTCCTCGACCGCGTGCGACCCATTCACGAGGTCGTGCCGGTGGATATCTTCCTGCCCGGGTGTCCGCCGCCGGCGGCGCGCATTCAGGCGGCGCTGGAGCAGCTCTTGTCCGGAGAACCCATCAAACTGGAAGGGCGCGACCTCATCAAGTTCGGCTGACCTTCTCAATGCCCGGAGAAGCCCGCTCGGACGGGACGGATGCCCGCGTCCGGGCTCCGTCCCGACCGGCGGTGGCGCGATTCGATGGGCGGTATTCCAGCGGAGGAGCATCGACAACCATGTCTCAGCGGATCGTCATCGACCCTGTCACGCGGCTGGAAGGTCACGCCAAGATATCCATTTACCTCGACGATTCCGGTCAGGTCTCCGACGCGCGGTTCCACGTCACGGAGTTCCGAGGCTTCGAGAAGTTCTGCGAAGGGAGACCCCTCGGCGAGATGGCGGGCATCACGGCGCGCGTCTGCGGCATCTGTCCCGTCAGCCACCTGATCGCCTCGTCCAAAGCCGGCGATGCGATCCTCGGCGTGCCGGTTCCCCCGGCAGCCGCGAAGCTGCGCCGACTGATGAACCTGGGGCAGATCGTCCAGTCCCACGCGCTCAGCTTCTTCCATCTCAGCTCGCCCGACCTGCTGCTGGGCATGGAGAGCGACCCGGCGAGCCGTAACGTCTTCGGCGTCATGGCGGCGGAACCGGAGCTCGCCCGCGCGGGCATCCGGCTCCGGCAGTTCGGGCAGAAGATCATCGAGCTTCTCGGCGGACAGAAGGTTCACCCCGCGTGGACTGTCCCCGGCGGCGTACGCGAACCGCTCACCGAAGAGGGCAGACAGTGGATCATCGACCGGTTGCCCGAAGAGCGCGCGACCGCCATCGGGACGCTCGAGAAGTTCAAGGGGCTGCTCGACCGGTATGCCGCCGAAGCCCAGGTCTTCGGCAACTTCCAGTCGCTCTTCATGGGGCTCGTTGGACCCAACGACGAGTGGGAACACTACGACGGCAAGCTCCGCTTCTGCGACAGCCGGGGCAACATCGTCGCCGACGGACTCGACCCCGCCCGATACCGCGACTTCATCGGCGAGGCGGTCGAGAACTGGTCCTATCTGAAGTTCCCGTACTACAAGTCGCTGGGCTACCCCGAAGGCATCTACCGCGTCGGACCCCTCGCGCGGCTCAATATCGCCGAGCGCATGGGCTCCCCGCTCGCCGACGCGGAGCTCGACGAGTTCAAGCAGCGAGGCAACGGAGCCGTCACCTCCTCGTTCATGTACCACTACGCGCGGCTGGTCGAGATCGTCGCGAGCATCGAGCGGATCGAGCAGCTCGTGGACGACCCGGACATCACGTCGCCCCGCGTGCGCGCCGCCGCCGGGATCAACTACTTGAGAGGCGTCGGCGTCAGCGAAGCCCCGCGCGGAACCCTCTTCCACGACTACGAAGTGGACGAAAACGGGCTCATCACGCGGATGAACCTGCTGATCGCGACGGGACACAACAACTTGGCGATGAACCGCACCGTCGCCCAGATCGCCAAG
It contains:
- a CDS encoding oxidoreductase, giving the protein MAKVRAATVWMAGCAGCHMSFLDLDEWLFEFAKHVDVVYTPIADVKEYPEDVDVALVEGAVATDEQVHLIRDVRRKTKALIAFGDCAVTSNVPAMRNPFGGAEVVLKRSYEDPANLNPQTPREEGILPVLLDRVRPIHEVVPVDIFLPGCPPPAARIQAALEQLLSGEPIKLEGRDLIKFG
- a CDS encoding NADH-quinone oxidoreductase subunit L, whose protein sequence is MNLAELHDIARKERAAAKRVQIRCCVASGCLSSNGEGVLQQLKDAVQSAGLSETVEVVGVGCMRLCSRGPLVESTADGSLYVKVRQEDASSIISALRGGEAAPERVDPEQAFFARQVSIVLENSGRIDPERIEAYIAAEGYEALAHVLAELRPSEVVEAITRSGLRGRGGAGFPTGVKWATVAKTAADRKYVICNADEGDPGAFMDRSVLESDPHRVLEGMAIAAYAIGAEQGYIYVRGEYPLAISRLQTAIRQARRLGIVGGRVLDTPFSFRVDIRVGAGAFVCGEETALMASIEGGRGTPRPRPPFPAESGLWGAPTLINNVETFANVPPIIRNGPEWFAGIGTEKSKGTKVFALAGKIRNTGLVEVPMGTTLREIVQVIGGGVPDGKEVKAVQTGGPSGGCIPASELDTPVDYESLAEIGSIMGSGGMIVMDEETSMVDVARFFMEFCMDESCGKCIPCRAGTVQMHRLLKKVLSGGATQADLAKLSKLCDLVKNTSLCGLGQTAPNPVLSTMRHFPEEYESLLGRTDGLAASDD
- the hoxU gene encoding bidirectional hydrogenase complex protein HoxU produces the protein MAVVTLTINNQLLSARDDQTILDAVRDAGIDLPTLCHLEGVSDVGACRLCLVEIEGTRRLQPACVTRVAEGMVVQTDTERLRGYRRDIVQLLFAERNHVCAVCVANGHCELQDMAVNLGVDHIDFEYLYPQCEVDTSHERFGVDHNRCILCTRCVRVCHEVEGAHTWDVRGRGTNARVITDLNQPWGLSDSCTSCGKCVMACPTGAIFNQGSTVAEMERDRSRLAFIVTAREKQQWLR
- a CDS encoding Ni/Fe hydrogenase subunit alpha, with the translated sequence MSQRIVIDPVTRLEGHAKISIYLDDSGQVSDARFHVTEFRGFEKFCEGRPLGEMAGITARVCGICPVSHLIASSKAGDAILGVPVPPAAAKLRRLMNLGQIVQSHALSFFHLSSPDLLLGMESDPASRNVFGVMAAEPELARAGIRLRQFGQKIIELLGGQKVHPAWTVPGGVREPLTEEGRQWIIDRLPEERATAIGTLEKFKGLLDRYAAEAQVFGNFQSLFMGLVGPNDEWEHYDGKLRFCDSRGNIVADGLDPARYRDFIGEAVENWSYLKFPYYKSLGYPEGIYRVGPLARLNIAERMGSPLADAELDEFKQRGNGAVTSSFMYHYARLVEIVASIERIEQLVDDPDITSPRVRAAAGINYLRGVGVSEAPRGTLFHDYEVDENGLITRMNLLIATGHNNLAMNRTVAQIAKHYIQGPKIPEGILNRIEAGTRLFDPCLSCSTHAVGKMPLRVRLYGSDGSLLDEAVRD